One genomic region from Bombus terrestris chromosome 15, iyBomTerr1.2, whole genome shotgun sequence encodes:
- the LOC105666598 gene encoding uncharacterized protein LOC105666598 — MAAAIGALTLPNKRMPSHTHLINFLTTRANGDQNNFTSKETKGACDQRPRQRPQAPQGHAFITSQAPSTCPTCQGSHSIWRCDSFKSKSLRERLREVKRGSLCMNCLRKGHTVRDCHAGSCRACGERHHMMLHRAKRYSGSRSSTPSPKSSPSNSRSTTPSLSPPSSPTRHRRHTTNHRSETPRTASPPSPSSIEHTRPTASKSLSNDIIITAQINILNDKHQPIRCRALLASMCVGQINLTQPDEPELRLQKTRFGWVIGGSSNSQTATNTFHASTTVLQADLARFWEIDEGPSIKHLSETDRRCEEHFQTHIRRISEGRYN; from the coding sequence ATGGCCGCTGCCATTGGTGCGCTCACCTTACCCAATAAAAGAATGCCCTCTCATACACACTTGATAAACTTTCTTACAACACGTGCGAATGGCGATCAAAACAATTTCACTTCAAAGGAGACAAAAGGGGCGTGCGACCAACGTCCCCGTCAACGACCACAAGCGCCACAAGGACACGCATTTATCACATCCCAGGCGCCGTCAACCTGTCCCACTTGCCAAGGATCACATTCTATCTGGAGGTGCGATAGCTTCAAATCAAAATCCCTTCGCGAGCGCCTTCGAGAGGTCAAACGAGGGTCCTTATGCATGAACTGTCTCCGGAAGGGGCATACAGTGCGAGATTGCCACGCCGGGTCATGTCGGGCGTGCGGAGAACGCCATCATATGATGTTACATAGGGCAAAACGATACTCAGGGTCTCGTTCCAGCACGCCCAGTCCAAAATCCTCTCCTTCAAACAGTCGATCCACAACACCTTCTTTGTCACCCCCTTCATCACCCACTCGCCACAGACGACACACGACAAACCACAGATCGGAAACACCACGAACAGCCTCGCCTCCAAGCCCATCTTCGATCGAACATACTAGACCAACAGCATCCAAATCACTATCCAATGACATAATCATCACTGCACAAATCAACATTTTGAATGATAAACATCAACCAATCCGTTGTCGAGCGCTGCTCGCCTCGATGTGTGTTGGACAAATCAACCTAACTCAGCCAGACGAGCCTGAACTGCGTCTGCAAAAAACGCGATTCGGTTGGGTAATCGGGGGGAGCTCAAATTCCCAAACCGCGACAAACACGTTTCACGCATCCACGACGGTTTTACAAGCAGATCTCGCGCGGTTTTGGGAAATAGATGAAGGACCCTCGATCAAACACCTCTCAGAGACAGATCGACGATGCGAGGAACACTTCCAAACCCACATCCGACGCATCAGCGAAGGACGATACAACTAG
- the LOC125386440 gene encoding uncharacterized protein LOC125386440: protein MALKRLASLNRRFQHDKHFETEYRTVLQEYLALGHMTKVNTNHSDANGYYLPHHAVIKASSQTTKLRVVFDGSAPSTTGLSLNDALHTGPKLQEDLFCILIRFRSHQYVLTDDIEKMYRQFLVRPEDRKYQKILWRSASGETETYQLNTVTFGLSAAPYLAIRCLKQLAEDEDHRFPHAAQVLQRDFYVDDALTGADTKDEACALRTELAKLQSSDQSLRGHLCMPSS from the coding sequence ATGGCACTTAAACGACTTGCTTCGCTCAACCGCCGATTCCAGCACGACAAACACTTCGAAACAGAATATCGAACGGTATTACAGGAGTACCTGGCATTGGGACACATGACGAAGGTCAACACCAACCACTCCGACGCTAACGGATACTACTTACCTCATCACGCCGTAATCAAGGCATCGAGTCAAACCACTAAACTCCGTGTAGTCTTCGATGGATCGGCACCAAGCACCACCGGACTTTCACTAAATGACGCACTTCACACAGGACCCAAGTTACAGGAAGATTTATTTTGCATACTAATTAGATTCCGTTCTCATCAATATGTACTCACTGATGACATCGAAAAAATGTATCGGCAATTCCTTGTACGACCAGAGGACCGAAAATATCAAAAGATATTATGGCGCAGCGCGAGCGGAGAAACCGAAACATATCAACTTAACACAGTAACGTTCGGTTTATCCGCAGCCCCGTATCTAGCTATTCGGTGTCTCAAGCAACTGGCAGAAGACGAGGATCATCGATTTCCACATGCAGCGCAGGTACTGCAGCGGGATTTCTACGTCGACGATGCTCTCACCGGAGCTGATACAAAGGACGAAGCCTGTGCACTTAGAACGGAACTCGCAAAATTACAATCGTCAGATCAAAGTCTACGTGGCCATCTTTGTATGCCTAGCAGTTAA